One genomic segment of Myxocyprinus asiaticus isolate MX2 ecotype Aquarium Trade chromosome 14, UBuf_Myxa_2, whole genome shotgun sequence includes these proteins:
- the LOC127452112 gene encoding probable G-protein coupled receptor 146 produces the protein MWSCMVYNETDDNMDLWLCQDFGLILSVFSLVYLIVCFPVGLCYNALLVVVNLSNKVTMTMPDVYFVNIAIAGLVLNLVAPVELLGPSFTRWPMWEYNNEIYITLLILFNISSLVIMYSTTLLSLDYYIERALPRTYMSSVYNTKHVCGFIWGGAVLTSFSSLLFYVCNHVSTKIIECSKMQNKEAADAIMMFIGYVVPAVAVLYAFVLILRIRKESTPLDQDSGRLDPSIHRLLLASVCVQFLLWTPYYMTLLVHTVAGAPGSHSNRQHVTMYFFLRCLSELLAFCSSFAIPLMYRQMNKNFSHKLQRLLKRLHCRDQSCPHERSAVQQVDT, from the coding sequence ATGTGGAGCTGCATGGTTTACAATGAGACAGACGACAACATGGACCTCTGGCTCTGCCAGGACTTTGGACTCATTCTGTCTGTCTTCTCTCTGGTTTACCTCATTGTCTGCTTTCCAGTTGGGCTCTGCTACAATGCCCTGCTGGTGGTGGTCAACCTTTCCAACAAGGTTACCATGACAATGCCTGACGTCTACTTTGTGAACATCGCCATCGCTGGCCTGGTGCTTAACCTGGTGGCTCCGGTGGAGCTGTTGGGTCCCAGCTTTACACGCTGGCCCATGTGGGAGTACAACAATGAGATCTACATCACCCTCCTCATCCTCTTCAACATCTCCTCTCTGGTCATCATGTACTCCACCACCTTGCTCAGTCTGGACTATTACATCGAGCGGGCTCTTCCGCGCACTTACATGTCCAGCGTTTACAACACCAAGCACGTTTGCGGCTTCATCTGGGGTGGCGCCGTCCTCACTAGCTTCTCTTCGCTGCTCTTCTACGTGTGCAACCACGTCTCCACCAAGATCATCGAGTGCTCCAAGATGCAGAATAAGGAGGCTGCTGACGCCATCATGATGTTCATCGGGTACGTGGTCCCAGCAGTGGCCGTACTTTACGCGTTTGTGCTGATCCTACGCATCAGGAAGGAGTCCACCCCTTTGGACCAGGACTCTGGGAGGCTAGATCCCTCCATTCATCGACTTCTCCTGGCCTCTGTTTGCGTGCAATTCTTGCTCTGGACTCCATATTACATGACCTTACTGGTGCACACGGTAGCCGGAGCTCCTGGGAGTCATTCCAACCGGCAGCACGTCACTATGTACTTCTTCCTGAGATGTTTATCCGAGTTACTCGCATTCTGCAGTAGCTTCGCCATTCCACTTATGTACAGGCAAATGAACAAGAACTTCTCCCATAAACTCCAGCGGCTTCTAAAGAGGCTGCACTGCAGGGACCAGTCGTGTCCTCACGAACGCTCAGCAGTACAGCAGGTGGACACATGA